A stretch of Triticum aestivum cultivar Chinese Spring chromosome 1D, IWGSC CS RefSeq v2.1, whole genome shotgun sequence DNA encodes these proteins:
- the LOC123166985 gene encoding uncharacterized protein has translation MEKLKEDFKKERTDWDIEKATLQKRADDAEATLNPVVEELIGLKRQINAMTTVVFGSRTTHLGSDMQKKLKAAYTLIKQLYTGAQRIICTASHNKPPPTLIKETLERLSMPPAWFEELKRSAARHVL, from the exons atggagaaactgaaagaggatttcaagaaggagcggacGGACTGGGACATAGAGAAAGCCACACTGCAAAAGAGGGCTGATGATGCCGAAGCGACTCTTAATCCGGTGGTAGAAGAGCTGATCGGTTTAAAGcggcaaataaatgccatgacCACTGTTGTGTTTG GATCTCGCACTACCCATCTTGGATCTGATATGCAaaagaaattgaaggctgcctatactcttataaagcagttatataccggcgcacAGCGGATCATCTGCACTGCCTCTCATAACAAACCGCCGCCAACCTTAATCAAGGAGACATTAGAAAGGCTGTCAATGCCGCCCGCCTGGTTTGAGGAATtaaaaagatcagctgcaaggcacgtgctctga